In the genome of Mucisphaera calidilacus, one region contains:
- a CDS encoding DUF1214 domain-containing protein, whose amino-acid sequence MKTLTLVLSLAAGLLTPGLALAQAAERVDLNDEQMEELVVRCYQYVAMFNVNNRFALDADNPLSSGGYNRVKANTDLADHTVQAVARPNNDTLYVVAMIDVTEEPIVMEMPAFDSKYVSLMVTGYDHYVNIPMSTGDGDFGEPSNILFYSQRTPGYRGEPVEGADEVFEVTGDFVSAVLRVMPHAAEPERLEANRAAMRSVDVEPLSEFLGKRHDDAGFVPWGSPSGIGRSLDLKEDLARFPEFGSDFEIFEDRFLEVMQFVVNHTTFDPGDELDTALLRILKPLGVEPGKAFDPDGVAEIDGAALREAAERFASASLAKMGDPEFLAENLTRTFKPKGEIDVELLAIQSVIGPIGQPSQEALYPPVNTEDGKPMNAMSDYEIVMTAEELPPVNAFWSATLYENDTGFFIPNDRFKYSVGENAGFKLDEDGGIRIVIAAEQPEGVPTENWLPINREDMDLDIIMRLYAPDLERYESWRAPKAKKISAE is encoded by the coding sequence TTGAAGACACTCACCCTTGTCCTCTCGCTGGCCGCCGGGCTTCTGACGCCCGGTCTCGCGCTGGCGCAGGCCGCCGAGCGCGTGGACCTTAACGACGAACAGATGGAGGAGCTGGTGGTGCGCTGCTACCAGTATGTCGCCATGTTCAACGTGAACAACAGGTTCGCGCTCGACGCGGATAACCCCTTGAGCTCGGGCGGGTACAACCGGGTCAAAGCCAATACGGATCTGGCCGATCACACGGTGCAGGCCGTCGCACGCCCCAACAACGACACGCTCTACGTGGTCGCCATGATCGACGTGACCGAAGAGCCGATCGTGATGGAGATGCCGGCCTTCGACTCAAAGTACGTGTCGCTGATGGTCACCGGCTACGACCACTACGTGAACATCCCCATGTCGACGGGTGATGGTGACTTCGGTGAACCGTCGAACATCCTCTTCTACAGCCAACGCACGCCGGGCTATAGAGGTGAGCCGGTGGAAGGCGCGGACGAGGTGTTCGAAGTGACGGGCGACTTCGTCAGCGCCGTGCTGCGCGTCATGCCGCACGCGGCCGAGCCCGAGCGCCTCGAAGCCAACCGCGCGGCCATGCGCAGCGTCGATGTGGAGCCGCTGTCGGAGTTCCTCGGCAAACGCCACGATGACGCGGGCTTCGTGCCGTGGGGCAGCCCCTCCGGTATCGGCAGGAGTCTGGACCTCAAGGAGGACTTGGCCCGCTTCCCTGAGTTTGGTTCCGACTTCGAGATCTTCGAGGACCGCTTCCTCGAGGTCATGCAGTTTGTCGTCAACCACACGACTTTCGATCCCGGCGACGAGCTCGACACCGCGCTGCTTCGGATTCTGAAGCCGCTCGGCGTCGAGCCTGGCAAGGCGTTCGATCCGGATGGCGTGGCGGAGATCGACGGGGCGGCCCTGCGCGAAGCCGCCGAGCGCTTCGCGTCCGCGAGCCTGGCGAAGATGGGCGATCCTGAGTTCCTCGCCGAGAACCTGACCAGGACCTTCAAGCCCAAAGGCGAGATTGACGTCGAGTTGCTGGCCATCCAGTCGGTGATCGGGCCGATCGGACAGCCCTCACAGGAAGCGCTCTATCCGCCCGTGAACACCGAAGACGGCAAACCGATGAACGCGATGTCCGACTACGAGATCGTGATGACGGCCGAAGAGCTGCCGCCGGTCAACGCTTTCTGGTCGGCCACACTCTACGAAAACGATACCGGCTTCTTCATCCCGAACGACCGGTTCAAGTACTCCGTGGGCGAGAACGCGGGCTTCAAGCTCGATGAGGACGGCGGCATCCGTATCGTCATCGCGGCCGAGCAGCCCGAGGGGGTGCCAACAGAAAACTGGCTGCCCATCAACCGGGAAGACATGGACCTCGACATCATCATGCGCCTCTACGCACCCGACCTTGAACGCTACGAGAGCTGGCGTGCGCCGAAGGCGAAGAAAATCTCCGCGGAGTGA